In one Neomonachus schauinslandi unplaced genomic scaffold, ASM220157v2 HiC_scaffold_1296, whole genome shotgun sequence genomic region, the following are encoded:
- the ZNF775 gene encoding zinc finger protein 775: MECGLAGASTGDGLVMKIKPEKPEWMLQTLVPQAELSEKDKENIFQQHRGLPPCQTMGKPRALGQEETGGPRWAPPTEQAGGLAGQALSAGEGHFVCLDCGKRFSWWSSLKIHQRTHTGEKPYLCGKCGKSFSQKPNLARHQRHHTGERPFCCPECARRFSQKQHLLKHQKTHSRPATHSCPECARCFRHQVGLRIHQRAHARDRQGARPGLQELLRAAAARRGCRLRPGPPRGRPEWAWLGLCQGWWRQAGARAAVAAAAGPGEQRQFICNECGKSFTWWSSLNIHQRIHTGERPYPCPECGRRFSQKPNLTR; encoded by the exons ATGGAGTGTGGCCTGGCTGGCGCGAGCACAG GAGATGGGCTGGTGATGAAGATCAAGCCAGAGAAGCCAGAGTGGATGCTGCAGACGCTGGTGCCACAGGCCGAGCTTTCCGAGAAGGATAAGGAAAACATCTTCCAGCAACATCGGGGCCTCCCGCCATGCCAGACCATGGGGAAGCCTCGGGCCTTGGGACAGGAGGAGACTGGGGGTCCAAGGTGGGCCCCTCCCACTGAGCAGGCTGGGGGGCTGGCAGGCCAGGCTCTTTCTGCCGGCGAGGGTCACTTTGTGTGCCTGGACTGCGGGAAGAGGTTCAGCTGGTGGTCGTCCTTGAAGATCCACCAGCGCACGCACACCGGGGAGAAGCCGTACCTGTGCGGCAAGTGCGGCAAGAGCTTCAGCCAGAAGCCCAACCTGGCGCGTCACCAGCGGCACCACACGGGCGAGCGGCCCTTCTGCTGCCCCGAGTGCGCGCGGCGCTTTAGCCAGAAGCAGCACCTGCTCAAGCACCAGAAGACCCACTCGCGGCCCGCCACCCACTCGTGCCCCGAGTGCGCGCGCTGCTTCCGCCACCAGGTGGGCCTCCGCATCCACCAGCGCGCGCACGCCCGGGACCGCCAGGGCGCCCGCCCCGGGCTGCAGGAGTTGCTGcgggccgccgccgcccgccggggCTGTCGCCTGCGGCCCGGGCCGCCGCGGGGCCGCCCCGAGTGGGCCTGGCTGGGGCTTTGCCAGGGCTGGTGGCGCCAGGCGGGGGCCCGGGCCGCAGTCGCCGCCGCCGCGGGGCCGGGCGAGCAGCGCCAGTTCATCTGCAACGAGTGCGGCAAGAGCTTCACGTGGTGGTCGTCCCTGAACATCCACCAGCGCATCCACACGGGCGAGCGGCCCTACCCCTGCCCCGAGTGCGGCCGCCGCTTCAGCCAGAAGCCCAACCTGACGCGG